In the Arthrobacter zhaoxinii genome, one interval contains:
- a CDS encoding amino acid ABC transporter permease, producing the protein MKPSTRRRLFRGVLYAVFVIALVAVVLAADWEAIRENFFDAEVAREAFPTIITVAVKNTIIYTVIAFAGGLLLGLLLALMKLSPVAPYRWAATAYIELFRGLPALLVIFGFAFAVPIAFDWRPPGGSAGAGLLALIIVSGAYIAETIRAGIQAVPSGQAEAARSLGMGPAWTMISVTLPQAFRIITPPLTNELVILIKDTSLLFIAGMALQDRELTTFARDSVSQTANATPLVLAALMYLIITLPLTQLVAKLERHNQRGR; encoded by the coding sequence TTGAAACCCTCCACCCGTAGACGCCTGTTCCGGGGCGTCCTGTACGCCGTTTTCGTCATCGCACTGGTAGCCGTAGTGCTGGCTGCGGATTGGGAAGCCATCCGCGAGAACTTCTTCGACGCCGAGGTGGCCCGTGAGGCCTTCCCCACCATCATCACGGTGGCGGTCAAGAACACGATTATCTACACCGTCATCGCTTTCGCCGGCGGGCTCCTCCTGGGCCTGCTGCTGGCGCTGATGAAGCTTTCCCCCGTTGCGCCGTACCGCTGGGCCGCCACGGCCTACATCGAACTCTTCCGCGGACTCCCTGCACTGCTGGTGATCTTCGGATTCGCCTTCGCAGTTCCGATTGCCTTTGACTGGCGTCCGCCGGGAGGCAGCGCAGGCGCAGGGCTCCTGGCCCTGATCATTGTCTCCGGCGCTTACATCGCCGAGACCATCCGCGCCGGGATCCAGGCAGTCCCCTCCGGCCAGGCCGAGGCTGCCCGCTCGCTGGGCATGGGTCCGGCCTGGACCATGATCTCCGTGACCCTGCCCCAGGCTTTCCGGATCATCACGCCGCCGCTGACCAACGAACTGGTCATCCTGATCAAGGACACCTCGCTGCTCTTCATTGCCGGCATGGCCCTGCAGGACCGCGAGCTGACCACCTTTGCACGCGACTCCGTATCGCAGACCGCGAACGCCACACCGCTGGTTCTCGCTGCCCTGATGTACCTGATCATTACGCTGCCGCTGACCCAGCTGGTGGCAAAGCTTGAACGACACAACCAGAGAGGCAGGTAG
- a CDS encoding amino acid ABC transporter ATP-binding protein, producing MSVPNTNAPAIEVRNLHKSFGSNEVLKGIDFHVDQGEVVCVIGPSGSGKSTLLRCVNRLEEPTSGTVLVEGVDITHPDTDLDKVRTRIGMVFQQFNLFPHLNVLRNLTLAQRRAKKRGQEEASKIALKNLAKVGLEDRATAFPAQLSGGQQQRVAIARALSMDPDMMLFDEPTSALDPELVGDVLAVMRQLAEEGMTMMVVTHEMGFAREVGDRVVFMDGGVVVEQGRPEDVLGNPQHERTRAFLSKVL from the coding sequence ATGAGCGTTCCCAACACCAACGCCCCTGCCATCGAGGTCCGCAACCTTCACAAGTCCTTCGGAAGCAACGAGGTCCTGAAAGGCATCGACTTCCATGTAGACCAGGGCGAAGTGGTCTGCGTGATCGGTCCGTCCGGTTCCGGCAAGTCCACCCTGCTGCGCTGCGTCAACCGCCTGGAGGAGCCCACCAGCGGCACCGTTCTGGTGGAGGGTGTGGATATTACCCACCCCGACACGGACCTGGACAAGGTACGCACCCGCATCGGCATGGTCTTCCAGCAGTTCAACCTCTTCCCGCACCTGAACGTGCTGCGCAACCTGACCCTGGCGCAGCGCCGGGCGAAGAAGCGCGGCCAGGAGGAAGCCTCCAAGATAGCCCTGAAGAACCTCGCCAAGGTGGGTCTGGAAGACCGCGCCACGGCATTCCCCGCCCAGCTCTCCGGCGGCCAGCAGCAGCGTGTGGCCATTGCCCGTGCACTGTCCATGGATCCGGACATGATGCTGTTCGACGAGCCCACCAGCGCGCTCGACCCGGAACTCGTAGGCGACGTGCTCGCCGTCATGCGCCAGCTTGCCGAGGAAGGCATGACCATGATGGTGGTGACGCACGAGATGGGCTTCGCCCGTGAAGTAGGCGACCGCGTGGTCTTCATGGACGGCGGCGTCGTTGTGGAACAGGGACGTCCCGAGGACGTCCTGGGCAACCCGCAGCACGAACGCACCCGGGCGTTCCTCTCCAAGGTTCTCTAG
- a CDS encoding basic amino acid ABC transporter substrate-binding protein produces the protein MPHKARTTVAALLAISALSLTACGGGSDSDESGLSMVNEGTLTVCSNVPFKPFEYVVDGEFTGFDIELTREIAKGMGLEHEVQNVGFDGLQSGTVLAARQCDVIAAAMSITDARAEKLAFSDPYYDSPQTLLVPADSSVASLADLAGKKVGVQQGTTGESYARENAADAEIMSFQTDAELFQGLQAGNIDAVLQDHAVNQDHTEDGKFRISASFETGESYGFAMKKDGSEELVAEVNKQLADLRENGKYQELHDRFFTK, from the coding sequence ATGCCGCACAAAGCCCGCACCACCGTTGCCGCCCTGCTTGCCATCTCGGCACTGTCCCTGACCGCTTGCGGCGGTGGAAGCGACAGTGATGAATCCGGCCTCTCCATGGTCAACGAGGGCACCCTTACGGTCTGCTCCAACGTTCCTTTCAAGCCGTTTGAATACGTGGTGGACGGTGAGTTCACCGGTTTCGACATCGAACTCACCCGCGAAATCGCCAAGGGCATGGGCCTGGAGCATGAGGTGCAGAACGTTGGATTCGACGGCCTGCAGAGCGGAACCGTACTGGCTGCCCGCCAGTGCGACGTGATTGCCGCAGCCATGTCCATCACCGACGCCCGTGCCGAGAAGCTGGCATTTTCGGACCCGTACTATGACTCGCCGCAGACCCTCCTGGTTCCCGCCGATTCCTCAGTCGCCTCCCTGGCAGATCTGGCGGGCAAGAAGGTAGGGGTCCAGCAGGGCACCACCGGCGAGAGCTATGCACGGGAAAATGCCGCCGATGCAGAGATCATGTCCTTCCAGACCGATGCAGAGCTGTTCCAGGGACTGCAGGCCGGAAACATTGATGCGGTTCTGCAGGATCACGCGGTGAACCAGGACCACACCGAGGACGGCAAGTTTAGGATTTCGGCCAGTTTCGAAACGGGTGAGTCCTACGGCTTTGCCATGAAGAAGGACGGCAGTGAGGAACTCGTTGCCGAGGTGAATAAACAGCTTGCTGATCTGCGGGAGAATGGGAAGTACCAGGAGCTCCATGACCGGTTCTTCACGAAGTAG
- a CDS encoding basic amino acid ABC transporter substrate-binding protein, which translates to MPYKARTAAFTFLAIGALSLTACGGDDAGASDGAANGFNLVSEGTLTVCSDIPYVPFEYEENGEYTGFDMELVKEIAAGLDLELAVQDAGFEGIASGTVLAAGQCDLEASAITITPEREEAMGFADPYYDSLQSLLVPAGSDIKSIDDLEGKKLGVQGNTTGESYARENAPGAEIVAFPSDGELFPAIQSGNVDAVLQDLPVNIGHTEDGDFTIAEEYETDESYGFAMDKDNTELISAVNEQLTELRDNGKYQEIYDKYFTE; encoded by the coding sequence ATGCCGTACAAAGCCCGCACCGCCGCCTTCACCTTTTTGGCCATCGGCGCCCTTTCGCTGACCGCCTGCGGTGGTGACGACGCCGGAGCCTCCGACGGCGCTGCCAACGGATTCAATCTGGTCTCCGAGGGCACGCTGACGGTCTGCTCGGACATCCCGTACGTACCGTTCGAGTATGAAGAGAACGGCGAGTACACCGGGTTCGACATGGAACTGGTCAAGGAGATCGCGGCGGGTCTCGACCTTGAACTGGCAGTCCAGGACGCCGGGTTCGAGGGAATTGCCAGCGGCACCGTGCTCGCGGCCGGACAGTGCGACCTTGAAGCCAGCGCCATCACCATCACCCCGGAACGTGAAGAGGCCATGGGCTTCGCCGATCCGTACTACGACTCGCTGCAGTCGCTGCTGGTCCCTGCCGGCTCGGACATCAAGAGCATTGATGACCTGGAGGGCAAGAAGCTCGGCGTCCAGGGAAACACCACCGGTGAGTCGTACGCCCGGGAGAATGCTCCCGGCGCGGAAATCGTGGCTTTCCCGAGCGACGGCGAACTGTTCCCGGCTATCCAGTCCGGTAACGTCGATGCTGTGCTCCAGGACCTGCCGGTGAACATTGGACACACGGAGGATGGAGACTTCACCATCGCCGAAGAGTATGAGACCGATGAGTCCTACGGCTTCGCCATGGACAAGGACAACACCGAGCTCATCTCCGCCGTTAACGAGCAGCTCACTGAGCTGCGGGACAACGGCAAATACCAGGAGATTTACGACAAGTACTTCACCGAATAA
- a CDS encoding HIT family protein produces MRDVFREETWHSHAPEGYECPFCDLASGELRYPGNLCEPGDLIYSDDLVLAFIASHGFDPEPGHVLVTPREHYELLYELPDDVAARIMLVTRDMAVAIKKAWNPDGVTTRQHNEPAGSQHVWHYHQHVLPRWTDDGLYFTPKRPIVPPAVRARKAAELRAVLETANQH; encoded by the coding sequence ATGAGGGACGTTTTCCGCGAAGAAACCTGGCACAGCCATGCACCCGAGGGCTATGAGTGCCCGTTCTGCGACCTGGCCTCGGGCGAGCTCCGGTATCCCGGCAACCTGTGCGAGCCCGGCGACCTGATCTACTCCGACGACCTGGTCCTTGCGTTCATCGCTTCCCACGGCTTCGACCCGGAGCCGGGACATGTTCTCGTCACGCCTCGGGAGCATTACGAGCTGCTCTATGAACTGCCCGACGACGTCGCGGCGCGGATCATGCTGGTCACCCGGGACATGGCGGTGGCCATCAAGAAAGCCTGGAACCCGGACGGCGTCACCACCCGCCAGCACAACGAGCCTGCCGGCAGCCAGCACGTCTGGCACTACCACCAGCATGTACTTCCCCGCTGGACCGACGACGGCCTGTACTTCACGCCGAAACGGCCCATCGTGCCGCCCGCTGTCCGTGCCCGCAAGGCCGCAGAGCTGCGCGCCGTCCTGGAGACGGCCAACCAACACTGA
- a CDS encoding geranylgeranyl reductase family protein, whose protein sequence is MKVLIVGAGPAGSTAAYYLASAGVDVTVLEKTAFPREKVCGDGLTPRAVREIQYLGLPHDEAEGWRRNKGLRLIAGGRTLELPWPVLSDFPDYGLIRTRLGFDEALARHAQAAGAKILERHTVVSAIRGEDGRVEGAVANILDENGRRTGERREFFADVVLAADGNSSRTALSLGIEKRDDRPMGVAVRTYFESPRTNDDWMEGWLELPDASGNPLPGYGWVFGVGDGTSNVGLGILNSSKEFGKLDYRKVLRDWTAGMPAEWGFTPENQVGEIRGAALPMGFNRTPHYSPGLLLLGDAGGMVSPFNGEGISYAMESARFAAEHIIEGQGAALVPGLLTSRAAFDVELRGYAGHVREEWGSHFTLGRIFAGMIGRPAVMKLALRTGMPIPVLMRFVVRMLANLTDRSSKGIEDRVIALLEMLVPAASNQGTPAISRQPVQHP, encoded by the coding sequence GTGAAGGTCCTTATTGTCGGTGCCGGTCCCGCCGGTTCCACTGCCGCGTACTACCTCGCCTCTGCAGGGGTGGACGTCACCGTTCTTGAGAAGACCGCCTTCCCGCGGGAGAAGGTCTGCGGCGACGGCCTGACGCCGCGCGCCGTGCGTGAAATCCAGTACCTCGGCCTGCCGCACGACGAAGCCGAAGGCTGGCGCCGGAACAAGGGCCTGCGCCTGATCGCCGGCGGCCGCACACTCGAGCTGCCGTGGCCGGTACTCTCGGATTTCCCCGATTACGGCCTGATCCGCACCCGCCTCGGTTTCGACGAAGCCCTGGCCCGCCACGCGCAGGCGGCCGGAGCGAAGATCCTCGAGCGGCACACCGTGGTCTCCGCCATCCGCGGCGAGGACGGACGGGTCGAGGGCGCCGTCGCCAACATCCTGGACGAGAACGGCAGGCGCACCGGTGAACGGCGCGAGTTCTTCGCCGACGTCGTTCTGGCCGCCGACGGAAACTCGAGCCGTACCGCCTTGAGCCTGGGCATCGAAAAGCGCGATGACCGGCCCATGGGCGTGGCTGTGCGCACCTATTTCGAGAGCCCGCGCACCAATGACGACTGGATGGAAGGCTGGCTTGAGCTGCCCGACGCCTCCGGTAATCCGCTGCCCGGCTACGGCTGGGTCTTCGGCGTGGGAGACGGAACCTCCAATGTAGGCCTGGGCATCCTTAACTCCTCCAAGGAATTCGGGAAGCTGGACTACCGCAAGGTTCTGCGCGACTGGACTGCCGGCATGCCTGCGGAGTGGGGCTTCACCCCGGAAAACCAGGTCGGCGAGATCCGCGGCGCAGCGCTGCCGATGGGCTTCAACCGCACCCCGCATTACTCCCCGGGACTGCTTCTGCTCGGCGATGCGGGCGGAATGGTCAGCCCGTTCAACGGCGAAGGCATCTCCTATGCCATGGAGTCGGCGCGGTTTGCCGCCGAACACATCATCGAGGGGCAGGGGGCTGCGCTTGTCCCGGGCCTGCTGACCTCGCGTGCAGCGTTCGACGTCGAACTGCGCGGCTATGCCGGACACGTGCGGGAAGAGTGGGGAAGCCACTTCACCCTCGGCCGTATCTTCGCAGGCATGATCGGCCGGCCGGCCGTCATGAAACTGGCGCTGCGCACAGGAATGCCGATTCCCGTGCTGATGCGGTTTGTGGTGCGGATGCTCGCCAACCTCACGGACCGCAGCTCCAAGGGCATAGAGGATAGAGTGATTGCCTTACTGGAAATGCTGGTCCCGGCGGCAAGCAACCAGGGAACGCCGGCGATTTCCCGGCAGCCCGTGCAGCACCCGTGA
- a CDS encoding isochorismate synthase, with translation MTTLRSVTVPVGELSATIGLLEFLVLDEQLCWIRRQEGLIGFGEAARFTSSGPDRFARAQDWWRSLLAQAEVDDPLAAPGTGIVAFGSFAFSKRSPFESRLVVPEIVVGLRNGAGWVTYTTTDPEVKLDAETAKAALARYLEDLPHYRESDPADQVLPGMLSEAEWKNAVARSVAHVAAGDLSKIVLARDIAVKLASPLVASQVLRELAVRYRDCWTYSVDGLIGSTPEMLIRVQDGTAQARVLAGTLDRATAPVDDPDYAQRVLAGSAKQQHEHQIAIDSLTRSLEPFTSSMTSHTEPFVLELPNVWHLASDVTAELAPDHNGTVPTPLTLVEALHPTAAVCGFPTSVAGELISELEHMDRGPYAGPVGWMDAAGNGEWGIALRGAVIESPTDVRLYAGCGIVAGSNPAAELEETWSKFRPMLEALGLDRPGAVPLRSPDFASSPAGS, from the coding sequence ATGACCACCCTGCGTTCTGTGACCGTGCCCGTCGGTGAGCTTTCCGCCACCATTGGTCTTCTGGAGTTCCTGGTACTTGACGAGCAGCTGTGCTGGATCCGGCGCCAGGAGGGACTCATAGGGTTCGGCGAAGCCGCCCGCTTCACCTCCAGCGGCCCTGACCGGTTTGCCCGGGCGCAGGATTGGTGGCGGTCCCTCCTGGCGCAGGCCGAGGTCGACGACCCTCTGGCAGCCCCCGGCACCGGCATCGTGGCCTTCGGATCCTTTGCCTTCTCCAAGCGCTCCCCCTTCGAATCCCGCCTGGTGGTTCCGGAAATCGTCGTGGGCCTGCGGAACGGTGCCGGCTGGGTGACGTACACGACGACGGATCCCGAGGTGAAACTCGACGCCGAGACGGCAAAGGCTGCACTTGCCCGCTATCTGGAGGATCTGCCGCACTACCGTGAAAGCGACCCGGCGGACCAGGTCCTGCCCGGCATGCTGAGCGAGGCGGAATGGAAGAACGCCGTGGCACGCTCGGTGGCGCACGTCGCCGCCGGCGACCTCAGCAAGATTGTCCTGGCCCGCGATATTGCTGTGAAGCTGGCCAGCCCCCTGGTGGCTTCGCAGGTGCTCCGCGAACTGGCCGTGCGTTACCGGGACTGCTGGACCTACTCTGTGGACGGATTGATCGGCTCCACGCCGGAGATGCTGATCCGGGTGCAGGACGGCACGGCGCAGGCACGTGTGCTGGCCGGCACCCTGGACCGCGCCACCGCCCCCGTCGATGATCCCGACTATGCCCAGCGGGTTCTTGCCGGCTCCGCCAAGCAGCAGCACGAGCACCAGATCGCGATCGACTCCCTCACCCGGTCCCTGGAACCCTTCACCTCCTCGATGACCTCCCACACCGAACCGTTTGTCCTCGAACTGCCCAACGTCTGGCACCTGGCCTCCGACGTCACGGCCGAACTCGCTCCGGATCACAACGGAACGGTCCCCACGCCGCTGACTCTGGTCGAGGCGCTGCACCCCACTGCCGCCGTCTGCGGGTTCCCCACCAGCGTGGCCGGCGAACTGATTAGTGAGCTTGAACACATGGACCGCGGTCCGTACGCGGGACCTGTGGGCTGGATGGATGCCGCCGGAAACGGTGAATGGGGCATCGCCCTGCGCGGCGCCGTGATCGAAAGCCCCACCGACGTCCGGCTTTATGCAGGCTGCGGCATCGTTGCCGGCTCCAATCCTGCGGCGGAACTAGAGGAAACCTGGAGCAAGTTCCGGCCAATGCTCGAGGCCCTCGGTCTGGACCGGCCGGGTGCCGTTCCGCTGCGCAGCCCCGATTTCGCATCCTCGCCTGCGGGTTCCTGA
- a CDS encoding putative glycolipid-binding domain-containing protein, producing MTTTAQARTVRWQGQDDPDRTDTAVVSFRDRELAAAGTSITSEYRAAWTLSTTPGWVTRRLTVEVKGKGWSRSLQLERSTQGRWSAETTTSGLTDLPAPGIADPRSLDEAQDCDLGLCPLTNTMPILRLDLLNDSAPPDETELTMAWVEMPSLRVLPGKQVYSQVRAYSADPGHAVVLYSSANRGFTAELTVDADGTVIDYPGLATRLP from the coding sequence ATGACTACCACCGCGCAGGCCAGGACCGTCCGCTGGCAGGGTCAGGATGATCCGGACCGCACGGACACTGCAGTGGTGTCTTTCCGGGACCGGGAACTTGCCGCCGCCGGCACCTCGATCACCTCCGAATACCGGGCGGCCTGGACCCTGTCCACCACCCCGGGCTGGGTCACCCGCCGGCTGACGGTGGAGGTGAAGGGCAAGGGCTGGTCGCGAAGCCTGCAGCTCGAACGCAGCACCCAGGGCCGATGGAGTGCCGAGACAACCACATCCGGCCTCACGGACCTGCCCGCCCCCGGTATCGCAGACCCCCGCAGCTTGGATGAGGCCCAGGACTGCGACCTTGGCCTGTGCCCGCTCACCAACACCATGCCGATCCTGAGGCTGGACCTGCTGAACGACTCCGCTCCCCCGGATGAAACAGAGCTGACCATGGCCTGGGTGGAAATGCCCAGCCTGCGGGTGCTCCCCGGAAAACAGGTCTACTCGCAGGTTCGGGCCTATTCGGCGGATCCGGGCCACGCCGTCGTCCTCTACAGCTCGGCTAACCGCGGGTTCACCGCCGAACTCACCGTTGATGCCGACGGCACCGTCATCGACTATCCCGGGCTGGCAACGCGCCTGCCGTAG
- a CDS encoding demethylmenaquinone methyltransferase — MNRASLEKRPDEVAAMFDDVAPKYDVVNDVLSLGQTRRWRRIVVDAVGAVPGQRVLDLAAGTGTSSEPYADAGIDVVACDFSLGMLKVGKRRRPDIDFVAGDATNLPFEDNSFDASTISFGLRNVNEPKKALAEMLRVTKPGGRLVIAEFSSPVVPVWRTMYTEYLMRALPSIARKVASNPDAYVYLAESIRAWPNQDGLAAWIAETGWEDVAYRNLTGGIVAVHRAVKPGGHPAK, encoded by the coding sequence GTGAACCGCGCATCGTTGGAAAAACGCCCGGATGAAGTTGCTGCCATGTTTGATGACGTGGCACCTAAATACGACGTCGTAAACGACGTGCTGTCCCTCGGGCAGACACGCCGCTGGCGCCGCATTGTGGTGGACGCCGTCGGAGCCGTGCCCGGCCAGCGGGTCCTGGACCTTGCCGCCGGCACCGGCACCTCGAGCGAGCCCTACGCCGACGCCGGCATCGACGTCGTTGCCTGCGACTTCTCGCTCGGCATGCTCAAGGTAGGCAAGCGGCGCCGCCCGGATATCGACTTCGTTGCCGGCGATGCCACCAACCTGCCGTTCGAGGACAACTCCTTCGACGCCTCCACCATCTCCTTCGGCCTGCGCAACGTCAACGAGCCCAAGAAGGCCCTGGCGGAAATGCTCCGGGTCACCAAGCCCGGCGGACGCCTCGTCATTGCGGAATTCTCCTCACCGGTGGTTCCGGTGTGGCGCACCATGTACACCGAATACCTGATGCGTGCACTGCCGTCGATCGCCCGCAAGGTTGCCTCCAACCCCGATGCATATGTGTACCTGGCGGAATCCATCCGCGCCTGGCCGAACCAGGACGGCCTGGCTGCCTGGATCGCCGAAACCGGCTGGGAGGACGTTGCCTACCGCAACCTCACCGGCGGCATCGTGGCCGTACACCGCGCCGTCAAGCCCGGAGGACATCCGGCAAAGTGA
- a CDS encoding PucR family transcriptional regulator, with product MPITLSDLLAAGGLELTSHGSSELSDEPIQWVAVTELEDPSPFLGGGEVVLTTGLRHRSSAAQHRFVQSVKRAGALGIGFGTGLSHDTVPAPLLAEADRLGLPVFEVPYRTPFMALGKLVADSLSAEHVTQLHQLLSAHRVLAEALLSGKGLPRLLTELSRLVKADVALFQYGAPVFATAEPDASWPRIPVPTGMRDRCTLAIAEPSVQPDIVAYAQSLIGVELSNQAARRASSRKVTGQLLGDVVDGLLSGQDAAVRLQAAGINADRRQAVLLVEVASGQIRALPALPLPAEFSGTPTAIHESRLALVVPAAEASGLAGKLSDYLFGAGLTAKVGIGGSYTEPAGLRWSYFEAREALRNGASVNEPERLNLTSLLMASRDVPLTDLAAEALDPLVAFDDRHGAHLIPTLDAYLLLNGSVAAVAADLGLHRNTVRYRLAQIAELTGYDPAVTADRVHLYLALNVRRLGG from the coding sequence ATGCCCATCACACTTTCGGACCTGCTGGCTGCGGGCGGCCTGGAATTGACGAGTCACGGATCCTCCGAGCTCTCCGATGAGCCCATTCAGTGGGTGGCCGTCACGGAGCTGGAGGATCCCTCCCCTTTCCTCGGCGGCGGCGAGGTGGTGCTGACCACGGGGCTGCGCCACCGCAGCAGTGCGGCCCAGCACCGCTTCGTGCAGAGCGTCAAACGCGCCGGCGCGCTCGGGATCGGGTTCGGTACCGGCCTCAGCCATGACACGGTGCCGGCACCCCTGCTGGCCGAGGCGGACCGCTTGGGACTCCCCGTGTTCGAGGTCCCCTACCGCACCCCCTTTATGGCCCTGGGGAAGCTTGTTGCGGATTCCCTCTCCGCCGAGCACGTCACCCAGCTCCACCAGCTGCTTTCCGCCCATCGGGTTCTGGCGGAGGCGCTGCTCAGCGGCAAGGGACTGCCCCGGCTACTGACGGAACTGTCCCGGCTGGTGAAGGCCGACGTCGCCCTGTTCCAATACGGTGCTCCGGTCTTCGCCACAGCCGAGCCGGATGCCTCCTGGCCGCGGATCCCTGTCCCCACCGGAATGCGGGACCGCTGCACGCTGGCCATTGCGGAACCGTCCGTGCAGCCGGACATTGTTGCCTATGCGCAAAGCCTGATCGGGGTGGAACTGAGCAACCAGGCGGCACGGCGGGCCAGCAGCAGGAAGGTCACCGGACAGCTCCTGGGAGACGTGGTGGACGGCCTGCTCTCGGGACAGGACGCAGCTGTGAGGCTTCAGGCAGCCGGCATCAACGCTGACCGGAGGCAGGCCGTGCTGCTGGTGGAGGTGGCCTCCGGCCAGATCCGTGCACTGCCTGCACTGCCGCTGCCTGCAGAATTCAGCGGCACGCCCACAGCCATCCATGAAAGCCGCCTCGCCCTGGTGGTTCCCGCGGCGGAGGCCAGCGGGCTGGCCGGGAAGTTGAGCGATTACCTCTTCGGAGCCGGGCTGACGGCAAAGGTGGGAATCGGCGGTTCCTACACTGAACCCGCGGGACTGCGCTGGAGCTACTTCGAGGCACGGGAGGCGCTGCGGAACGGTGCGTCAGTGAACGAACCCGAGCGCTTGAACCTGACCTCCCTCCTGATGGCCAGCCGTGATGTTCCACTCACCGATCTGGCTGCCGAAGCCCTGGACCCGCTGGTTGCCTTCGACGACCGGCACGGTGCGCACCTGATCCCCACCCTGGACGCGTACCTGCTCCTGAACGGATCAGTTGCCGCCGTTGCCGCGGATCTGGGCCTGCACCGCAACACTGTCCGCTACCGGCTGGCGCAGATTGCGGAGCTCACCGGGTACGACCCGGCGGTCACCGCCGACCGGGTACACCTCTACTTGGCGCTGAACGTCCGCCGTCTGGGCGGTTAA
- a CDS encoding polyprenyl synthetase family protein: MTESTNTSPETAPSTSALPPGFALLAEDPRLGPSMAASLEQVEVRLREAVANSDPFADTTSRHLVEAGGKRIRPLLTLLASHLGAEDAPDKVIQSAVVVELTHLATLYHDDVMDEAPYRRGAPTAHEIWGNSVAVLTGDLIFARASSLVSALGGPALAIQAHTFERLCLGQLHETVGPAEGQDPLEHYLSVIADKTGSLIAASGQFGALFSGAGQDVIDIMVEYGEKVGIAFQLADDVIDVTGVQVKSGKTPGTDLREGVPTLPVLLLRRAAAGGDSDAAAVLELVERDLSSDEALAEAVAALRSSPVTEQSWEVARSWSEDAVAALAPLPDSVVKEALAAFARAVVNREV, encoded by the coding sequence GTGACTGAATCCACCAACACCAGCCCGGAGACCGCGCCGAGCACTTCCGCCCTGCCGCCGGGGTTCGCCCTGCTGGCGGAGGACCCGAGGCTCGGCCCTTCGATGGCCGCATCCCTGGAGCAGGTGGAAGTGCGGCTGCGTGAAGCCGTCGCGAACTCCGATCCTTTCGCCGACACCACCTCCCGGCACCTCGTGGAGGCCGGCGGCAAGCGGATCCGTCCGCTCCTGACGCTGCTGGCGTCCCATCTCGGTGCAGAGGATGCGCCCGACAAGGTCATCCAGTCGGCCGTGGTTGTTGAGCTGACGCATTTGGCCACGCTCTACCACGACGATGTGATGGACGAAGCACCGTATCGCCGCGGCGCACCTACGGCACATGAAATCTGGGGCAATTCGGTGGCCGTGCTTACCGGCGACCTCATCTTTGCGCGCGCTTCCAGTCTGGTTTCCGCTCTGGGCGGTCCGGCCCTGGCCATCCAGGCCCACACGTTCGAGCGCCTGTGCCTGGGCCAGCTGCATGAAACCGTCGGCCCTGCCGAGGGCCAGGATCCCCTGGAGCACTACCTCTCCGTCATCGCGGACAAGACCGGTTCCCTGATTGCCGCGTCCGGCCAGTTCGGTGCACTGTTCTCCGGAGCAGGCCAGGACGTCATTGACATCATGGTCGAATACGGCGAGAAGGTGGGTATCGCCTTCCAGCTGGCCGACGACGTCATTGACGTCACCGGAGTGCAGGTCAAGTCCGGGAAGACTCCCGGCACTGATCTGCGTGAAGGGGTTCCCACCCTGCCCGTGCTGCTGCTCCGCCGTGCTGCTGCCGGCGGGGACAGCGACGCCGCTGCCGTACTGGAACTGGTGGAAAGGGACCTCAGCTCTGACGAGGCGCTGGCTGAAGCCGTAGCAGCGCTGCGCAGCAGCCCTGTGACCGAGCAGTCCTGGGAAGTGGCCCGCAGCTGGTCCGAAGATGCAGTTGCCGCCCTGGCGCCGCTGCCGGACTCCGTGGTGAAGGAAGCCCTGGCCGCCTTTGCCCGGGCAGTCGTCAACCGCGAGGTCTAG